DNA sequence from the Mangifera indica cultivar Alphonso chromosome 18, CATAS_Mindica_2.1, whole genome shotgun sequence genome:
tcagtatgtaaggtattagaattaaggtgatttatgcttaaaaggataaagaaattcattaggattcatgatgtaatttttggccataagggtaaaaaggtaattttggccataagggtaaaaatgtcattttatgtgatataggttaattttgcttaattatgtgtataaaatgtgtgaaataacccttatattaagtctatattgtataattgaaattaaattgaggcatgatatttatatatataaatgcatgagaaaataatatgatgtttgagaagaaatgaaaagaataagggaaaataacaaatgtgcatatttcatattatggttatatatgcatacatgaggaatcataacatatgcatgatttagaaaaaaataaagaaagaggaaaaatattttctaagtcatgcatgcttttagaaaatggaaaacaaatatttttggttttataatgactcatatgatacaggaaagcagaaaacatactaaaaattcttacacgccagctgtactgtgtggacagcaaataaaataatcggttgtactgtgtggacaaccagctgtactgtgtggacagcaaagaaaaaaatattagctgtactgtgtggacagcaaaagaaaaatatcagctgtactgtgtggacaacaaagaaaaatattagctgtactgtgtagacagcaaagaaaaaaaaatatgcgtgtaagagagaattatattttgtatggtgactgcaagtactatcatatgtaatctaaatcgatcaatgagaatgagagagaaacaaattagtaaatattttatgaaagtcatttgcattagaattatgcatacaagcctgtgtggctgataaagagttgagaaagatgtacgatcagaaaataaaaatgtcatggcactcatacatgcataaatcataatgagtgaatcatatctgtatagtaaggaaatgaataaatgtgtgaaagaaaagaattatgatatgtgttaaatgcgtgttctgtgtcaattattttgttgtaaatagttcagacacgctgagtatggaaaagattataaaagattaatactggtatgaaatactttaagtgtttagtatgattttcttactgagccatagtcgctcactccgtttaatttaatattttacaggtaaagaaatgcagtaaaggttcccggggagcactaatgagacatgaggctaagggaagaaggcaccataattttgttgacttaaatgttataatgtatatgtatatatatatatatatatatatgactagtttcgaaaattggttataaagtttctgtgggtgataatttttataattgttattattatgtacttattttatttattatgattatgtgatgaaaatccagtcaattggtaggactggtttgtatgaattacaaattgagagtgttacagggcataatgaaaaagagaaaaatattccccgagccctctaaaataggggaactcataccgtttttctgtaacacacccaatggttaggagaggttacaaatATCATTACAAAAATGTcgctaaatatttttataatgtcAGTTAGTACAAATTGTGAATTCAACAATTACCAAGCAATTTGTTTCAAATTGCCAAAATCTCGTGTCTTGCCAAGTGTCCAAAAACGATTGCACAAaggttaaaagtttttttattttaatatcatataCCATACCTGTGCTCATATTGAACTCTAAGGAATgtataagatattaaaataaggGTAGTTCACATGTCTTAGTTGACCGTTTACCAGTCAATGACATTCAACAATGGTTGAATCACCAAAAAGTCATTcattcatataataacatagCATCTGTGtactcaattatatactaaaacatgtatacatatatttttattgttataagaTTATCGatatattttaaaggttttgatatataatttttagatcatatgtaaacaagacaaaatgctatattatgtattttattaataatagattagGGTAATTtagtaaagaaattaaaatattaaaaacacttagaagagtaaaaataatagataattttgagttaatttagATTGTATCAAGTCAACCCAAATATTAAAGGGTTAGGTTAGgtctgaaaattttttgatataattcttatttaaattgagttaaagttaaagatatcTAAGTTGAATTTTGAActgatacaatacaatataaacACAATCTGATGATGTGACTAGCAAGCCTAAACTAAGCACAATGTCTACTTTACCTTTTTCTCTAACGGATTTCATTAAAGGAAACAATTTATAGTgggtattttgttttttcaaagttaataggtcGACATTGTCAttttactaaaccttgggtgttTGGCTAAAGTAAAATGTCCTGCTTCTATTTCCGGGATAAAGGAATTTGATTAGTAACATAGCTAGAAAGGATTCTCATAAGgggtatttatatatttttaggtatTATTTCAACTTTATGACAAACACCGACATTAAATTCtatatattctatattttaCATATCATAGGTAATAATACAATTGCCTCATCATAAGTTTAAATTGCATATATCCtactataataattaattttttctagtttattttatatgtatatggtAGAGTTATATGGATGTATATAAACTAACATTAGAATTAAAACTAAcatattatagtaaaaaataatatatgtatgtttTAGCATTTTGCAAAATTAAGaggatgataataaaaaaatgtaaataaaaatagtatttttaaaatcagactgATGATTGAATCGATCATCTTACTGATTCACAATTTAATCGATTCAACTAGACAACCAATCAATTCAATATGttgtcaaattattatatatatttttaataatatcaaatatttatcaaattttttaaatatataatataatttcaaatatattaattaaaaaattgactttttattatataggtaaaaaaaaaaactaattacaaattattggttttaaccttttttttagtTCAACAAATTTATCgagtttaatcaaattttaaataagttaatatttatatatagattgaattttagattggtttatgatttaataaaaaaccatctaatttaattttaagaatactGAATAAAAGTATGAAAAAATCTTAAATCTCCACATTACTTTGTAAATCGAGAATGATCAGCATTGcataaaaatagttaataaaaatatgaaaaactcaCTTTTCCCCCTTCCGAGGATTTCATATTAttggaatttttcttttttcaaccaCCCCGCAAAGTTTTAAAACGATATACTTTCGCGCTTAATTTCACCCGCCGTCAACCTATTTGCAGAACATATGAGCCTGAAAAGCGCAAAACTCCAAGTTGGAAAGCTGGAAAGCTGGAAAAGTACAGAGAATCAGACCAACAAGACAATTGGTTAATACCATTTAAAATCAAGAAGAGAGAAGcggtaaaataaataaagaaaatttggtTACTCATCAAACTTCACCAATCTTCCAGCCTCATCTCCCcatctctctcttctttttttttttttttaattttctgacTTTTTAACAAATCTTCACCAATTCTTCTCCACCCATCTCTCCATCTTCTTGCTTGCTTCACAACATCACGGGCTCGAGCAAAGCCAAGGGAAAGGGAATGAAAGAGCTGGTGGcggaggaggaagaagatgatgatgggGATTGTAGTGTTAGGATAGGTACTGTAGGTTTTAGCGAGGATGGTAAAAAGAAGAGAGGGGCGTGTGGGTATTTGACTTCGGTTTCTTGTAATGTAGATGTTTGTACGGCTGATTTGACCGACGCCAAGCCATGCCATAGACGCCATAAGATGTGCGAAGTTAGTCCTCTCACTTAGGATGCTCGTATCATATTTATATGTCTTAATTTAGGTTTtgtataaaagattttaaaccTTTAAttcgataaaaaataaaattacattaaaattttttaatcttatatcaaactctaaaatttttagattgatTTAATTCAATGTGAATTAATCCAAATAATATAACAGGTAAAGTTGTGTTAAAACACAATATGTAATAATAagatttattacaaaataacatactttatcaaatataaaagaataacataatttgttacaagataatacacaaaaaatattttaacataatcaAGAACATTTTGTCAAAGTAAAATTGctctatttcaagttaatattaatagtttgtttattatctttttatataatcaattttagtgattagaaaaagaataacataatcaagaactcaaataaatttataattttaattttaaaataatgcaattgataaccaataagattaaaaaaatacttgccaaatttaagaaatttaattttcaatccatATGATAAATgtaattgttataaatattaaaactattaatatataaatgaatatgacatactaaatataataagttcaaattaatacTACTTAAAACACACAGacgaaaaatgaaaaaaaaaactaaaaatagtttttacaagtataacaaaaaaagttattaaattaaaatatcctTTTGGGTGATACAAATTTGGTGTTTGGAAATACAATgttaatttctttgtttatttaaattaaggaaTAGAGATTTTGTAAATTGAAACTCTCTctattaaataaagaaaataaaggatattagaaattttttgttattatgatgttatgcaatattttgtttaaaatttttaggttaatttgaatcaatttgtgTTGGTTTTGTGTCAATCCAAATTTTTAAGGGTCAACCAAACTCGACCTGAATTACTGTTTGTGTGAAAAATTATAACcctatttgatttttttcgtatcgtatcatatcaaattaatagattgtgttaaattttactaGATCTATGTGAAGTCTATGCTAAGGTTTCCGTTGTTTGACTTGCAGGTCTTCAACAACTTTTTTGCCAACAATGTAGTAGGTTCTTTCCACAGAGgcatacaaaaaagaaaagttgtcAAAAATATCTCCTTGGAGAGACATGTGCTAACAGAAATTGAGATTAGAGCGTAGCCAGAAAAAGAGAGTATAGTTGTGAAAGTAGAGTTGTAATTTTATGAAAGATACTGGCCACGGCTATATTGAGGGCAAAAAGGTAGTTGGCTTTTGAGTAGAATGACAATCTTACAATTAACATATTTCAATAAAAGTAACAGATGATAGGTGGGTAgttaaattttccaaaattatatggattaaaaccTTGGTGGggataagtatataaataaacttttgataattttagaaTATAACCAAAACTGCAAATGCATTAATtgcaataatatatatgattaatatgtttatttaattttatattcagtGTTATAAGTATGttcttttttcaacaaaaataaagtttgtATAGTCAGTTTTTATGAGATGATTGAAAACAAACATGAAATTCTTTGAGTCAATTTTTGTTCTCCATTTCTATTTTCACATTATTGAAGGTGGCATGATTGATCGTGAAAAGCCACGGTCAGGAATATGATTCCTAACGCACGCAGGAAAAGGAGAGTGAAAAGTTGTTGTCTTCAGATTAGTCAAAAAGCAACATCACCACTATTTCCTATAAGTCAAGAAACTGCAGACATACAAAGGTAAagaatcttttaattattcaccTCAAAACTACAGCAATTTCATCATCTCAATCAAGATTGtgattgatttttcattttattcttcATAAATTCTGTGTTTATCAGCTGTCAATTAAGTTGTCATGGATGCTTCATCTTCAAAAGGTGAAGTTATAAAGCCGGTGCTGCTCAAAGCTGGTATTCCTTTGGCTCTCTCTGTGGCTGCTTTTATTTATGCTAGGATCATGGCAAAAAAATGTGCACCTTCTCAATCTTCAGCTTTACAGAATAGGGTGAGTTCTATCAAAACTGATTCTTTTGAAGAGGTGGGAGAGGAGGAAGAAGGTGAAGAGATCATCACAAGTATGCATTTGACAAATAATTTAGTGGGAGTTTCAGGGTATCATGATAAGACTGATTATACGCTAGAGATTTTAAGCCTAAGAAAACAAGTCGAAGAATTGGAAAAGAGAGAGTGGGAGATAAAGAGGCATCTTGTTCATTATCATGATTTGAAAGAGCAGGAATCTGTGCTTATGGAGATTAAATATATGTTGTTGTTGGAGAAAGGTCGCGTTGATTTGTTGGATAGAGAGATTTCATCCTTGGAGGCAGAGAACAAAAGGGTTGAGAATTTGGTGGTTGAGTATTTGAGAATACTAGAGCAGCTTCAATATTGGAAATCTGAAAGTGGGTTGCTTCGACGGAAGGTAAAGAAACTTTTGAAGAAAACTAAAGAGCAATCATGTATCATAAAGGGGAAGAACTTGAGGATTGAATCtacaaaagaagaaatattacGAAGCCGGAACACACTAGAACAAAAATGTAATGTTATCAGGAAATTGCAAGATGAAATGGGAGAATTGCAGTTTGTTATACATCAATTGCAGGAACAAAAGAATGAATTGTCCAGCAAGTTACAATTGGCAGAGCATTCAGGTTCAACAATCTCAAAGGTTTGGCTATTCTACCTTTGCTTCAGCTTATTTACTAGTTGTACCTGGATTTAATAGTCTAAATGGCTTGAAGCTTGCGCTTTGCAGATTGAAGATGAAGGAATAACAATGGAAGACTACAAACTGCGTGTAGCTGAATATGAACAACTTCAAAAGGATCGAGAGGCTGAAGTAAAAGAATTGATTTACTTAAGATGGACTAATGC
Encoded proteins:
- the LOC123201827 gene encoding protein CHUP1, chloroplastic, which encodes MDASSSKGEVIKPVLLKAGIPLALSVAAFIYARIMAKKCAPSQSSALQNRVSSIKTDSFEEVGEEEEGEEIITSMHLTNNLVGVSGYHDKTDYTLEILSLRKQVEELEKREWEIKRHLVHYHDLKEQESVLMEIKYMLLLEKGRVDLLDREISSLEAENKRVENLVVEYLRILEQLQYWKSESGLLRRKVKKLLKKTKEQSCIIKGKNLRIESTKEEILRSRNTLEQKCNVIRKLQDEMGELQFVIHQLQEQKNELSSKLQLAEHSGSTISKIEDEGITMEDYKLRVAEYEQLQKDREAEVKELIYLRWTNACLTHGLMKHHGKAAQEQEQNQEKKNVMELEIEGCGGIGDYDMEHHSVLEQSRPCLNVENGSSEGGSKRPKLLQKLKRWVEGSEKMKSKYDEKEKHAIKCFERHSHSVCDEPDVEHVNLARKSCSSA